A single region of the Acidobacteriota bacterium genome encodes:
- the dnaN gene encoding DNA polymerase III subunit beta → MKFTVTRNSLLNELNLVQGVIEKKSTIPILSNILVEASGEHLDIAATDLDVTIRCGCPARVDAEGTTTISARRLFDIVRLLPDGADIEVSLLENDWVELRSASSHYKIVALPKDNFPSIPEGAPVVAHIPGSVLRGMIQRTMFAITQEESRYSLNGALLALLPDQIRMVATDGHRLAMVNRAMEIPGLDAETRSLIPRKTLVEILKLIGDQDAAVEFGRDDNNLFFGVGGKRLVSRVLAGQFPNYELVIPRENDKFVIASAKAFGDAIRRAAIMSDEKLKAIRLAFRSGVLELSASSADAGESREQLEVEYDGAPLEIGFNPVYLLDFVGACATDSISISIRDSETQGLLRPIGSPDIDYQYVVMPMKF, encoded by the coding sequence ATGAAATTCACGGTGACAAGGAATTCGCTGCTCAACGAGCTCAACCTGGTCCAGGGGGTGATCGAGAAAAAGAGCACCATCCCCATCCTGTCCAATATCCTGGTGGAAGCCTCCGGCGAACACCTGGATATCGCGGCGACCGATCTCGACGTGACCATCCGCTGCGGATGCCCGGCCAGGGTGGACGCCGAGGGGACGACGACGATATCGGCCCGCCGGCTGTTCGACATCGTGCGCCTCCTTCCCGACGGCGCCGACATCGAGGTGTCGCTGCTCGAAAACGACTGGGTGGAGCTCCGCTCGGCCAGTTCCCACTACAAGATCGTGGCGCTCCCCAAGGACAACTTCCCCTCCATTCCCGAAGGGGCCCCCGTCGTCGCCCATATCCCCGGGAGCGTGCTGCGCGGCATGATCCAGCGCACGATGTTCGCCATCACCCAGGAGGAATCGCGCTATTCGCTCAACGGCGCGCTCCTGGCGCTGCTGCCCGACCAGATCCGCATGGTCGCCACCGACGGGCACCGGCTCGCGATGGTGAACCGCGCCATGGAGATTCCGGGGCTGGACGCCGAGACCAGATCGCTCATTCCGCGCAAGACCCTGGTCGAGATCCTCAAGCTGATCGGGGACCAGGACGCGGCCGTGGAGTTCGGGCGCGACGACAACAACCTCTTCTTCGGGGTGGGGGGCAAACGGCTCGTTTCCAGGGTGCTGGCCGGCCAGTTTCCCAACTACGAACTGGTGATCCCGCGCGAGAACGACAAGTTCGTCATCGCCTCGGCCAAGGCCTTCGGCGACGCCATCCGCCGGGCGGCGATCATGTCGGACGAAAAGCTGAAGGCCATCCGGCTCGCCTTCCGGAGCGGGGTCCTCGAACTGAGCGCCAGTTCGGCCGACGCCGGGGAATCGCGCGAGCAGCTCGAGGTGGAGTACGACGGGGCCCCCCTGGAAATAGGTTTCAACCCCGTCTACCTCCTGGACTTCGTCGGCGCGTGCGCGACCGATTCGATCTCGATCTCCATCAGGGATTCGGAAACCCAGGGGCTGCTGCGGCCGATCGGGTCCCCCGACATCGACTATCAATACGTGGTCATGCCCATGAAGTTTTAA
- the dnaA gene encoding chromosomal replication initiator protein DnaA has translation MKFWNQVLSTVEKHLNPQCFDTWFRPIVYQGSDNGILRLLVPTESFRKGLLENYSTLLLNAAGAITHAAFSLEITAESAHETEAPPCAAAPAQSPESTPFLIPKYTFDTFVAGASNQLAHAAALAVGERPSKAYNPLYLYGGVGLGKTHLMHAIGNRIQARNRSVRLAYMSSERFMNELVNAIRYDRTIQFRQKYRNIDVLLMDDIQFIAGKERTQEEFFHTFNALYDGQKQIVITSDCPPKQIPTLEERLHSRFEWGLIADIQPPDLETKLAILRKKAHSEMPNLRDDVSLFIAGGIRSNVRELEGALTRLSARASLDGLDTADIDLTYAREVLRGFTTEENSAVSPDAILRAVASFFSLKPAQLKAKSNSRPIAVPRQIAMYICKELTHQSLPQIGKDFGGKHHTTVLHSIRKIDSLRKKDPEISAAVNEIVKSLR, from the coding sequence ATGAAATTCTGGAACCAGGTCCTCTCCACCGTAGAAAAACACCTGAATCCCCAGTGCTTTGACACCTGGTTCCGCCCCATAGTCTATCAGGGGAGCGATAACGGCATCCTGCGTCTTCTGGTCCCGACCGAGAGTTTTCGCAAAGGGTTGCTGGAAAACTACTCCACCCTCCTGCTGAACGCCGCCGGCGCCATCACCCACGCCGCCTTCTCCCTGGAGATCACGGCCGAAAGCGCGCACGAAACCGAAGCGCCCCCCTGTGCGGCGGCGCCTGCCCAAAGCCCTGAATCCACGCCTTTTCTGATTCCGAAATACACGTTCGACACCTTCGTCGCCGGCGCCAGCAACCAGCTGGCCCACGCCGCCGCGCTCGCCGTCGGGGAACGCCCGTCCAAAGCCTATAATCCACTTTACCTGTACGGGGGGGTGGGCCTGGGTAAAACGCACCTGATGCACGCGATCGGCAACAGGATCCAGGCGCGCAACCGCTCCGTCCGCCTGGCCTACATGTCGTCGGAACGGTTCATGAACGAACTGGTCAACGCCATCCGCTACGACCGCACCATCCAGTTCCGGCAGAAATACCGGAACATCGACGTGCTGCTGATGGACGACATCCAGTTCATCGCGGGGAAGGAGCGGACCCAGGAGGAGTTTTTCCATACCTTCAACGCCCTGTACGACGGCCAGAAGCAGATCGTGATCACGAGCGACTGTCCCCCGAAGCAGATCCCCACGCTCGAGGAGCGGCTCCATTCCCGCTTCGAGTGGGGCCTCATCGCCGACATCCAGCCGCCCGACCTGGAAACCAAGCTGGCCATTCTCAGGAAAAAGGCGCATTCGGAGATGCCCAACCTCCGCGACGATGTCTCCCTCTTCATCGCGGGGGGCATCCGCTCCAACGTGCGCGAACTCGAAGGGGCCCTGACCCGGCTGAGCGCACGGGCCTCCCTCGACGGGCTCGACACCGCCGATATCGACCTCACCTACGCCAGGGAGGTCCTGCGGGGGTTCACGACCGAGGAGAACTCCGCCGTCTCCCCCGACGCCATCCTGCGGGCCGTCGCCTCCTTCTTCTCCCTGAAGCCGGCCCAGCTCAAGGCGAAAAGCAATTCCCGGCCGATCGCGGTCCCCCGGCAGATCGCCATGTACATCTGCAAGGAACTGACCCACCAGTCCCTGCCGCAGATCGGCAAGGATTTCGGGGGAAAGCACCACACGACCGTCCTGCACTCCATCCGCAAGATCGACTCGCTGCGTAAGAAGGATCCCGAGATTTCGGCCGCCGTCAACGAAATCGTCAAATCGCTGCGATAA
- a CDS encoding HIT domain-containing protein, with translation MDRFWTPWRFDYIRGAESAPSCVFCGILGERRDAENLVLYRGRAAFVLLNLFPYTSGHLLVVANRHIRLLGDTLPEELHEIIDLGRRCERALQAEYRPEGYNLGFNLGRSAGAGVENHLHMHVLPRWTGDSNFVSVVGETRVLPEELPRTYERLLPHFAAC, from the coding sequence ATGGACCGGTTCTGGACCCCCTGGCGCTTCGACTACATCCGCGGCGCCGAGTCCGCCCCCTCCTGCGTTTTCTGCGGGATCCTGGGCGAACGCCGCGACGCCGAAAACCTGGTGCTTTACCGCGGCCGCGCGGCCTTCGTGCTGCTGAACCTGTTCCCCTACACCTCCGGCCACCTCCTCGTGGTGGCCAACCGCCACATCCGGCTCCTGGGCGACACCCTCCCCGAAGAGCTCCACGAGATCATCGACCTCGGCCGCCGCTGCGAGCGGGCGCTCCAGGCCGAATACCGTCCCGAGGGGTACAACCTCGGCTTCAACCTCGGCCGCTCCGCCGGGGCCGGCGTCGAAAACCACCTCCACATGCACGTCCTTCCCCGCTGGACAGGTGATTCGAATTTTGTTTCGGTTGTGGGCGAGACCCGCGTCCTGCCTGAAGAATTGCCCCGGACCTACGAACGTCTGCTCCCCCACTTCGCGGCCTGCTGA
- a CDS encoding integration host factor subunit beta: MTKAELVEEVANESELTKKDAEVIVQTVLDSITESLQRGEKVELRGFGSFRIRNRSSRQGRNPKTGSGVSVPAKKVPYFKPGKEIKDLVNQ; encoded by the coding sequence ATGACCAAGGCAGAATTAGTCGAAGAAGTCGCCAATGAATCGGAACTGACCAAAAAAGACGCCGAGGTGATCGTTCAGACGGTTCTCGACAGCATCACGGAATCGCTGCAGCGGGGAGAAAAGGTGGAACTGCGCGGCTTCGGCTCCTTCCGGATCCGCAACCGCTCCTCGCGCCAGGGGCGCAACCCCAAAACCGGTTCGGGCGTCAGCGTCCCGGCCAAGAAGGTGCCCTACTTCAAGCCCGGCAAGGAAATAAAGGACCTCGTAAACCAGTAA
- a CDS encoding DNA replication/repair protein RecF, with product MRLRRLRLFNYRNIGELEIDPGPGVTLLSGRNGQGKTNILESIYFLAYGRSFRTSTPRDCIRHGETECRIEGIVERGSLERTLGVTLRGAEKTLSLYGKPSPLEEFVGNLHLLAFTHAHLAVVRGGPADRRAFLDRAMASLYPGHVRSLASYGRALRQRNRVLAEIAAGARPADAGLLESWDEALVGEGARILANRLRYVRRMKSELPEGLFGSESLRMHYLSTIGAEDPAPAPLADLFRQGLARARARDLRTGTTSVGPHRDDLKLYVNGKSLGEFGSAGQQRSSLLALYFSQMEIHAREHGFYPVFLVDDAEAELDQERLHTFLHYLAQRTQTVLTSAKDFLVPSLGLDPVRYEVRGGRVRTPGAGSGPDPR from the coding sequence GTGCGCCTGCGCCGGCTTCGACTCTTCAACTATCGCAACATCGGGGAGCTCGAGATCGACCCCGGGCCCGGCGTCACCCTCCTTTCGGGCCGCAACGGGCAGGGGAAGACCAACATCCTGGAATCGATCTATTTCCTGGCCTACGGGCGCAGCTTCCGCACCTCCACCCCCAGGGACTGCATCCGGCACGGGGAGACGGAATGCCGCATCGAGGGGATCGTCGAGCGCGGCAGCCTCGAGCGCACCCTCGGCGTCACGCTGCGGGGGGCCGAAAAGACCCTCTCGCTTTACGGCAAGCCCTCGCCGCTCGAGGAGTTCGTCGGCAACCTCCACCTCCTGGCCTTCACCCACGCCCACCTCGCCGTCGTGCGCGGCGGCCCGGCCGACCGCAGGGCTTTCCTCGACCGGGCCATGGCCTCCCTCTACCCCGGCCATGTCCGCTCCCTCGCCTCCTACGGGCGCGCGCTCAGGCAGCGCAACAGGGTGCTGGCCGAGATCGCCGCGGGCGCCCGCCCGGCCGATGCGGGGCTGCTGGAGAGCTGGGACGAGGCGCTGGTCGGGGAGGGGGCGCGGATCCTCGCCAACCGGCTGCGCTACGTCCGGCGCATGAAGAGCGAGCTGCCGGAGGGGCTCTTCGGTTCGGAATCGCTCAGGATGCACTACCTGTCGACGATCGGCGCGGAGGACCCGGCCCCGGCCCCCCTCGCCGACCTCTTCCGGCAGGGGCTCGCGCGCGCGCGCGCGCGCGACCTGCGGACGGGGACCACCTCGGTGGGCCCGCACCGGGACGACCTCAAGCTCTACGTCAACGGCAAATCGCTCGGGGAGTTCGGTTCGGCGGGACAGCAGCGCTCCAGCCTGCTGGCGCTCTATTTCTCCCAGATGGAGATCCACGCCAGGGAGCACGGGTTTTACCCCGTCTTCCTGGTCGACGACGCGGAAGCGGAACTGGACCAGGAGCGGCTCCACACGTTTCTGCACTACCTGGCGCAAAGGACGCAGACCGTTTTGACCTCGGCGAAGGACTTCCTGGTCCCTTCGCTGGGACTCGACCCCGTGCGGTACGAGGTGCGGGGCGGGCGTGTCCGGACCCCCGGCGCCGGGTCCGGTCCCGACCCCCGGTGA